GGCATTGAAATCCGTCTTCACAACATCATTTACGAAGTGATGGATGACATCAAAAACGCGATGGAAGGATTGCTTGCACCTAAAATCACCGAGAAATTTTTGGGACGTGCCAATGTCAAACAGGTTTTCAAAATTACCAAGGTCGGTACCATCGCCGGTTGCATGGTGAGCGACGGGATCATCCGCAGAAATTGTCAGCTCCGTCTCATCCGGGATGGCCAGATTATTTATCAGGGTAAACCCGCCTCTTTGAAACGCTTTAAAGACGATGCCCGCGAAGTCACTGCCGGCATGGATTGCGGTATCGCGATTGAAAATTTCAACGACATCAAAGAAGGGGATGTTTTGGAAGCTTTCATTATGGAAGAAACGGCGCAAAAACTGCTATAGACCATGGACCGCGGACAATGGACCATAGACCAAAAAACAAAAAAGGTAGTAAGTCCCTTGTCCATAGTCCATGGTCCGTGGTCCATGGTCCGCTTTCCACGGTCCTTTCCGCCATCAAGACCGGCCGCCGGTTTCTTGTTGTCAGTCATTATCATCCCGACGGGGATGCGCTTGGTTCCACTTTGGCTCTGGGACTTTCCTTAAAAAAATTAGAGAAAAAAGTGGTGATGTATAACCGGGACAGGGTTCCCTATAACCTGAAATATCTGCCCGCGAGTTCCTCCATCACACAAACGCTTCCCAATATCTCTTTTGATTACACATTCATTGTTGATTGCGCCCAGCCCAAACGCGTGAGTGACGACTTTGCGAAAGCGCTCGAAGCAAAGCGTTTGGGAAAATTATTGTGTCTCGACCATCATCTGCTCGATTACAAAGTTGGAGATGTTGACTGGATCGATCCGAAAGCGGCGTCAACCGGTTGTGTAATCTGGAAACTTTTGAAAACGCTGAAGCTTCATAAAAATAAAGATATCGCCAATCTGGTTTATTGCACTCTCACCGTGGACACCGGTTCTTTTCGCTATTCCAATACAACGGCCGATGTTTTTAAGATGGCAGGCGAGTTGCTCCGTTACGGTGCAGACCCGTGGCTCGCGGCGCGAAATCTTGAAGAATCAAACCCGTCGGAGCGCTATGTTTTGCTGGGGCTGGCCCTCCGGTCACTTTTTGTCGGCATGAACGGAGAATATGCGTCGATGGATGTAACGCAGTCGATGCTCAAAGAATCAGGCGCCGGAGACGATCTCTCGGAAGATTTTGCGAATTACCCGCGCTCCATTAAAGGCGTGGAAGTCTCCGCTCTTTTTCGGGAGATGGAAGATTTGCGCATCAAGGTGAGTCTTCGTTCCAAACTCAGAGTCGATGTCTCCAAAGTCGCCAAAAGTTTCGGTGGTGGCGGACACGTACATGCTGCAGGGTGTATTCTCCGCTGTGATTTAACCAGCGCCAAGAAGCAGATTGAGACAGAGGTGCGTAAAAAACTAAAAAATAAAAAATTTTGATTTTTGATATGTGTCTTTGGTTTCTAATTTTTGGTTTTTAATTTTTTATGAACGGCATTCTTGTTGTCGACAAACCCTCTGGGCCCACTTCTCACGATATTTGCCAATATTTCAAACACCAACTTGGAGTGAAAAAAGTGGGACACGCGGGAACGCTTGATCCTCTGGCCAGCGGTGTTTTGATTTTATTGATTGACGGCGCCACCAAACTTCAAAGTGTTTTCATGGGAAAAGAAAAAGAATACGAATTTACAATTCGTCTAGGTGTTGCGACCGACACGTATGATTCTGAAGGGAAGGTCGTTCAGGAATCCCCGATGCCAAGCGATGCAGTGGAACAAATTCAAAGCATGTTGCAGGAATTTCGCGGCGAAATTTTGCAAACGCCTCCGGCATATTCGGCCCTCAAAAAAAATGGAAAACCTTTTTACAAACTGGCCAGAGAAGGAAAAGAAGTGAAACCGGAACCTCGCAAAATAACAGTTTATGCTCTGGAAATAATTCATCATGTTCTGCCCTTTGTGACATTAAGGGCGCGTTGTTCTTCGGGAACCTACGTCCGCTCCATCGCACACGACATCGGACAAAAACTCGCCTGCGGTGCCCACGTCACCGCCTTGCGACGTTTACGCTCCGAACCGTTTGGGGTAGAGGATGCAATCAAGATTGAATGGTGATGCGCTAACAATTGTCATTCCCGCGAAGGCGGGAATCCAGTCTTTATAACAATTTCTGGATCCCTGCCTTCGCAGGGATGACAAGAAAATGGATTACTCCGACAGACTTTTAAGAACTCCTCGCCTGATTTTTGATGGTGAGAAGTAGGTCGACCAGTACGCGCGTTCCCATTTCACCTTCGGCAACAATCTCTTCGCGGAGTCTTTCAAGCGCCGCTTCATCGGTTAATGTCAGCAAACGCCCGATTTTTTCGCTGACGCGATTCCATTCCGGTGAAAGGCGGGCATGCACTTGCTTGATGGCCGGATTTTCTTTTTCCTGTTTTTGCATGACTTCATCTACCGATGCGACAAAATCTTTCATCTCCCAATCTTTTACAGGGGCTCGCGTCGCCCCCTCCACCGGCAAAGCCGGCGGAGCCTCCTCCTCTCGCTCGCTTTGCTCGCTTTTATGCTTCTTATGTTTTTTGGTGCGCGGGGTTTTTTTCTTCATTTTTTCTCCTCCAAGTTATGCATAATTTCTTTTGCCAGCGCCTGCAATTGTTCTTTTGTGTTTAAGGTTGGATCATCGAGCACCCGTTCAACCAATTGTTTGAGAATTTTTCCCATTCCGGGTCCGGGAGGAATGCCGCCTGCAATCAAATCATGTCCCGTGATTGCGAGATCGCCGGGACCAAACGGCGGTTTTTTTGCCAACTCCGTGCGCACGCGCTGGCGCATATTCGCAACCCCTTTGACAGAGCGAGGATGTTTGCCTCCGCGGTTATCGGCGAGTCGCAAATCGAGTAATTTATAAATTAGAGGTTCACCGATTTTGTGGACAAAACGGCGGATCGCCTTATCGGTGAAATACGATTTTGTTTCAAACATGTGATGCAGAACAAGGGTCTCCACATTTTTTGGATTGATTCCAAGCGTGGTTACTTTCATCCTCTGCATCCATTTGTGAACAATACGCCGCGAAACAAGTTGATGTCCGTAGAAAACAATGCGGTCTTTTGCATCATCATATTTTCTGGTCGGCGTTTTTCCCACATCGTGGAAAAGGGCTGAAAACATGAGTTCCAAATCTCCGGGATTTTCCAGATATTCATCTGCTCTAGTGGCATCCAAAACACGCATTGTGTGTTTGTAAACATCATCTCCCGGGCGTTTGTCCTGCTCAATTCCAACCAGTGCGTCTACTTCCGGAAAGAGATATCGTAGTAATCCCACCTCCCGCATGATTTCAAAACCAACAGAAGGGACAGGGGCAGAAAAAAGTTTTTTAATCTCTTCGACAATTCGTTCGGCGGAAACGGTGGCGATCAAAGGGACACTGGTTTTCATGGCCTTCCATGTTTTGGGTTCGATTGTCAGACCCAATCGGGCGGCAAACTGAACGGCGCGAATCAGCCGCAACGGATCTTCCTCGAAGGCCATGTCAAAAACAATGCGGAGCGTTTTGTTTTCCAAATCTTTTCGTCCGTTGAAAGGGTCAATAATCTGTTCAGTTTTTATGTTGAGAGCCATGGCGTTAATCGTAAAATCACGTCTTCCCAAATCTTCTTCAATGGAAAGATTTGGATCAAAGGCAACTTCAAAGTCGCGGTGTCCCACTCCGGTTGAAATTTCTTTTCGTGGAAGGGCGATATCGTAAACGATTTCTGATTCCGCATGGGGTGTGAATTTCAGGACTCCAAAAGATTTTCCCACAAAAGCAACTTTGCCGTAAGGAGTTAGAAGATTCTTCAACGTCTCCATCGAAATTTTTCGAACGAGCAGATCTCTGTCCTTGTGAGGAATTTTAAGAAGCGCACCCCGAACGGTTCCGCCCACTTCATAAATTTCCCCTCCCGCTTGCCAGAGGGGTTCCAAAAATTTTAAAGACGATTTTGTCACAGGCCTTCAGATTTAACCAAAGATTGAACGGGAGTTTTATCTGCAAAATCACGGAACCAGTAATCAACAAGACGTAATTGGGGCAAATAGGATGGGCCGTTATTTTGTGGTGATTTGGTTTCCGGATTTTTCTGCTCGACGAGGCGCACCGCCATCCATTTGTTTTCCTTAACAAAGGGTTTTGCAATTCCCGACTTTGGTTTTTTAAGGGAAAGGAGGGTGGCATACTCCTCCACCGTTAACGCGCCCCCGAAAATTTTCTTCCGGTCTTTTAATCCGAGTGGGCCAACTTTTTCTGTTTTTAATTTTTCTTTTTTCAGAAGAGGGGTGGCTTCATTTCCCTTAAACCACGTTTCCTGAACGGATTCGGCAATTTCTTTTTTCCCCGCGTCTGTGATGGTGATGGTTTCAAAAGTCCATGTTGGTTGAAGAGGCGGCTCAGAAATTTTTTCTGTGTTTTGAGCCCACTCTTGGAATTTTTTGACAAGCAGATCGTTGCGGACCATGTTTTCGTAGGCAAAACCGTATCGGTAATAAAAATTGTTGATGTAGTTTTTATAACTGACCGGATCAAAATCTTTTTCAGAGGAAATAAAATTGGCCAACTCACGGTCGGTTACTTTAAATCCAAGTTGGGTAGAAAATTGTTCGATAAGGCTGGAGGTAACGAGTTGTTGCTGGACTGACTGTTTGATGCTTTTTGTAAGAAAGTCAGGGATTTCTCCCCCTTTGAATTGTTCCTGTAATTTTTCGTATTGGTTTTCATAAAAAAAACGAAATTGGGAAAGTGGAACGCTTTGAGCACCCACAACAAGAGCCACCGAGTCGAGGTTTTGTTCGTTGACTTTATTGAAACCAAAAAAGAAAACAAACGTGACAATGATAATGCTCAAAACCACTTTCAATCCCCACCCTGCATGTTTTCGCATGACCCCAAGCATTTGGGCTCCATAACTAAATTCCTCATTGAAGTCAATTTGGGAGAGGTAAAAAAATGCCTGCAAAACACAGAGCTTTGCAGGCATTTATTGAACTCTTAAAAAAACCGGGTCTTATTTCTTTTTCATTTCGAGTGCGAACTGGCCTTTTTTGGCCCAGCTTAAAATCTGGTCGGCATTGGTCACGGTTGGATCGATTACAGCGTTACATTCTTTGACACTGTAAGTACAGTTGGCTGAAAAAACGCCTTTCGATTTTTTAAGATGCTCGGCAAGTTTCATGTATTCGGCGTTGGTTGCTGTTGGGGAAGTGCCGGTGACTGTGAAAAATACGGTAGTCTGGCTGGCAGACGCTGTTCCAACATCTCCCGCCTTATTTGCGGTCTTCACTTTTTGTTCTTCGGTAACCGTTGTTGCATCAATTCCCGCTTTTTTCCCCTTCACCTGTTGTTCCGTCACCGTTGTGTTGGTGGTTGTTTCCGGCTGAGGGGTGGGTATGGCTTTCACCGTTGGCGCCGGTGCTGTCTTTGCTTCTTCTGCCATTGCGAAACCGCTCGACACGAGGACGGCGGCTACAACCAATAATACTATTTTCTTCATATTTCTCCTCCTTGAGGGTTTATCCCCCAGTTTATTATTGGGCGACGGCTATCAAAATTGCGTCCTATGAGCAAGGATATATCGTATGATTGCAACGGTTCAGATTTGATGTTAGTCAGCAATCCAAATTTAAGACTATGGACCATGGACCATGGACCATGGACCATGGACCATGGACTATGGACTATGGACTATGGACTATGGACTAAAACCAAGAAAGCAGTTGGTCTATGGTCCGTGGTCCATAGTCCTTCCACAGGAGGATTTTTATGTCAGAGGTCAGGATCGGTGTCATCGGCGGAAGCGGGCTTTACGAGATGGACGGTTTGAAAAAACTGGAAGAAAAATGGATTGATACTCCTTTTGGAAAACCTTCCGACGCCGTTATTATTGGGGAACTCGAAGGACAAAATGTTGCTTTTTTACCTCGCCACGGTCGCGGTCATCTTTTTAATCCTTCCGAAATCAATTTCCGCGCCAACATTTACGCCATGAAAGTTTTAGGCGTGCAAAATATTCTTTCCGTGAGCGCGGTCGGTTCGATGAAAGAAAAAATTGCGCCGGGGGATATTGTTTTGGTCGACCAATTTATTGACAGAACGCGCGACCGTCCTTCCACTTTTTTTGAAAAGGGAATTGTAGCGCATGTCAGTTTTGCCGATCCGGTTTGCCCGTCTCTTTTCAATCTCGTTTATGAGTCGTCAAAGGGAATCAAAGCCAAGATCCACAAAGGCGGAACCTATATTTGCATTGAAGGGCCGATGTTCAGTTCCCGTGCTGAATCCAAACTCTACCGCTCTTGGGATGTGGATGTGATTGGCATGACCAATTTGCAAGAAGCAAAGTTGGCCAGAGAGGCTGAAATTTGTTATACCACTTTGGCGCTGTCGACCGATTATGACTGCTGGCATGAATCAGAAGAAGCGGTGGATGCCTCGATGGTTTTGGAGACCATGAACAAAAATGTGGTGACGGCCAAAAAAATAATTCGTGAAACGGTGAAAAATATGGTTCAGAAGAAAAAATGCGGCTGTGGCGATGTGCTGAAATACGCCATTATCAGTGATCCCAGAAAGATCGGGCCCGAGGTGAAAAAACGCCTCGCTCCGATCATCGAAAAATATATCTAAGCGAGTACGTAACAAAATGGAAAGTATAGGGTCTTATCTAAAACGTCAGCGGGAGATGCGCAAAATTGGTCTTGAGGAAATTTCTCAAGCCACCAAAATCAGCATGAAGTGCCTTATGGCAATTGAAGCCGACGATTTTAATTCGCTTCCGGGATTTGTTTTCGCCAAAGGGTTCATCCGTTCCTACGCAAAAGCGATTGGGCTTGATGATGAAGAGGCCATTTTGCATTTTGAGGATTATCTTGAAACCGTTTTGGACAGTCCCCACCGAAAAAAAGAACGCTTTCGCTGGTTGCACACGGGTGGTCTTCAATTAAAACCGTGGGCCTTTTTTATACTGTTATTGGTGATCGTTGTTGTAATAGCCTATCTGTCATCGTGACCAAGCAAGACAAAGCCATTATTTTAAAAAATCATAAATACGGGGAATCGGATCTGATTGTCTCTCTATTCACACCGCAAAGAGGCAAATGGAAAGGATTTGCAAAGGGGGCGAGGCGTTCCAAAAAACGGTTCGGTGCTGGTTTGGAAATGGGATCTCACATCCAGATTGCCTACGAAGAAAAACCAAACAGGGATTTGGCTCTCTTGAAGGAAGCTTCCTTTATTACTTTCAACCCGAAATGGCGCTCATCGTGGGAAGCGATTGCGGTGGCTAGTTATGCGTTGGAGCTTGTTTATAAACTTTCTCCGGAACATCAGGAATCGTCAAAAAAATTTCTTCTGCTTGAAGATTTTCTTTCCCGTTTGGAGGTGGCTTCCGCCGTGGAGCTTCTCTTTTCCTTTCAAAAAGAATGGCTTCATCTTTCGGGGTGGGGGAGCGAGTTGGATTGTTGCGCGCTGTGCGGTCGCGTTTGGGAAAACAGGGAGAACTCCTCCCAACTTCAGGACGTTTTCGACCATTACTGGCAACATCTGTTGGATAAACCCCTTTCCTCAAGAAAGTTGCTAGCAGAGGCCGTTTTGTTGTAGAAAAAACCTATGCCACTGGAACCCTTTGACCAAGAAGAAACGATTTATAAAAAGATTCGGCCCTATATTGTCGTTTCTCTGCTGGTCCATCTTTTGCTCCTTCTTTTATTTGAGAAAATTCCCGAGTCTGTGACTCTTCCCACTCCGGGAAAAGAAGCCCCGATTTGGGTCGATTTAAAACAGCAGAAATACCAAATTGCGGATATCGACAAACCGGCGGAGGAAAAACGTCCCGACAAAAGTCAATTTTTGGGAATGTATGACAGCGCTGTTCCCGAAGAACAAGTCGCGGCAAAGCAGGGGAGGGACAGGACAATGGACCATGGACAACGGACCATGGAACAAAAATCAAAAATCAAAAATCAAAAATCAAAAACGAAGAACGAAGAACAAAGAACAAAGAACGAAAAACCAAGAACCAAGAACCAAGAACCAAGAACAAAGACCCAAGAACCGCCTCTGAAAGATTTATACAAATTTGACAAAGAATCTTTTACAACTCCCGCACCGCAAAAGAGCGCGCCCAAAACAATGGCGAGTGGAAGTCCGTCGTCTGCTTTGCCCGATGATTTCTATCCCGATTACAAAAAAGGAAGTCGCACTTATCTGAATGTGCTTCGCTATCCCGACATCCAATATTTCGTGTTGTTGAAACGGGTTTTCAAAACGACCTTTGATCCGATCGGCGCTTTGCGCGCGGCCTTTACCAATAATCAAATTACACGCGGTTCCGTCGAAACGGTTTTGGGTGTGACGCTCGATGCGAAAGGAAATTTGGCAGAACTTTTCGTTTTCAAAAGCTCAGGCATCAGTGAATACGACCAAGAAACCCTGCGCACCATCCGCGCCTCCGCTCCCTTCTCAACTCCCCCCCAAAAACTTCTAGACGCCGAAGGCGTCATCCGCATGAGCTGGACCTTTACGGTGTATCTGTAGCATATAAAATAATTTGATTTTTATATAAATTTTTTATATACTATGAACATGTTGGATTTATTAGTGAAATCTGTTGTTCGCCGTAAAATTGTTGGGCTGTTTGCTCTAAACAATAATCATTCATTCTATCCCCGTCAGGTTGCGTTGGCGATTGATGAATCGCCCCATGCCGTTGGTTTAGAGCTTCGGTTTCTTTGCAAAGGCGGGCTTTTGAAAAGTGCGCCGGAAGGGGGGCGCACCTATTACCAGTGGAATGAAGCTTATCCTTTTGCGGAGGCGTTGCAGAGGATTGTCGCGAAAATGCGTGAAAGGGGTGCCAAGGAATTCGTTTTGCTACCGGATATTGCCCAGCGCAAAAGGCTCGAAGAAAATCTGAAAAGGGTTTTGGAAGATCTCAAGAAATTTTATGATCCCGACAAAGTCATTTTATTTGGGTCCGTCGCAAGCGGGGCCATCGGTCCCCACTCGGATATTGACCTTGTCATCATCAAGAAAACAACACTGCCTTATTTCAAAAGAGTACGGCAGTTGACGGAACTACTGCGCTACGATGTTGACATTGATTTTTTTGTCTATACCCCGGATGAGTTTGACGAGGTGTCAAAACAAAAGCGGTTTTTCCGGCAGGAAATTCTGAAAAAGGGAAAAATAATTTATGAAAAAGCCGCATGAAAACTGGTTTTATTTTGCAAATCAGGATTTGGCTTTTGCAAAAGGCGGCCTGCGGGATGGTTTTTTTGCCCACGTTTGTTTCCTGTCGCAACAGGCGGTCGAAAAATCAATGAAAGGTTATCTTGTTTTTCAGGGAAAGGATTATCCCAAAACGCATGGCCTGATGACATTGCTTCGGCTGATGGATGTGGACTGGCTGGAGGAGCATCGTGTTTCCTTGAAAAGACTCTCCGAATTTTACGTTCCCCTGCGATACCCCGATGCCATTGCGGGTTCATTGCCTGAAGGTCTTCCTGACAAAGAAGATGCCGGAGATGCTTTTGAATGGGCCACCGCAATTGTTGAGACGATAGAAGCTCATCTCGTTTAATTTTTTATTTCAGGAATCAACACCGTATCTTTCTTCCAAACCGCATCTGGTTTGGGGTAGTCGGTATTATAATGAAGGCCGCGGCTTTCTTTTCTTTGCAGGGCGGATTGAATAATCAGGCTGGCTACCAAACTTAAATTGCGGAGCTCCAGAAGATTTTTGCTCAACTTGAAATTCCAATAATATTCGTTGATCTCCTCCAACAAAAGTTTGATCCGTTTGTCGGCCCTTTCCAGACGCTTGTTGGAGCGGACGATGCCCACATAATTCCACATCAGTGTGCGAATCTCTTCCCAATTTTGTGTGATCACCACTTCTTCATCAATATCGGTCGCCTGTTTTGAATCCCACGGTTGGATTTCCTCGGTGAGTCTTTTCTCTTTTATTTTTTGAATTGCATCTGTAGCCGATGCGGCGGCGCTAGCCGCGCTGGCGGCAAACGATGCCGCTTCCAAAAGAGAATTGCTTGCGAGGCGATTCGCGCCGTGCAGTCCCGTGTGGGCCACTTCTCCGCAGGCGTAAAGCCGTGAGAGAGTTGTTTGACCTTGAAGATCGGTGACCACACCGCCGCAAAAATAGTGGGCCGCCGGCACAACCGGAATGGGTTGCTTTGTGATGTCGATGCCAAACTTAAGACAGGTTTGATAAATTGTGGGGAATCTCTCGCGGATAAAACCGGCAGGTTTGTGCGAAATATCAAGCCACACATGAGGATCACCGCGTTTTTTCAATTCATGATCGATGGCTCGGGCGACAATGTCGCGCGTGGCAAGTTCTCCGCGCGGATCATATTTTTTCATGAAGGGTTCGCCGTTCAATAATTTCAACACGCCCCCTTCGCCGCGCAGGGCTTCTGAAATCAGAAAATTTTTCGCCTGAGGATGATAAAGACAGGTCGGGTGAAACTGCACAAATTCCATGTTGGCCAACGTGCAAGAGGCTCTCCAAGCCAAAGCCATTCCATCTCCGGAGGCGGTGTCGGGATTGGTGGTATAAAGATAAACTTTTCCAGCGCCACCAGTTGCGAGCAATGTGATCTTGGACTGAAACGTTTTGATTTCATTCGTCTCGGTGTTGAGCACATAGGCCCCGTAACACTGATTCGATTTATTTTTTTGGGAAGAGGGGAGATGGCGGTTGGTGATGAGGTCCACTCCCATGTGATGTTCAAAAATCCGGATGTTGGGATGGTCTCTGCAAGCTTTGACCAATGCTTTTTCAATTTCGAAACCCGTGGCGTCGGCGGCGTAAACCACGCGCGGGAAACTGTGTCCCCCTTCCCGCGTTTGCGCCACATGACCCGTCGGATTTTTTGTGAAGGCAACACCGATGCGAATCAACTCCTTAATTTGCACCGGCGCATTTTGCACCACATGACGAACCACATTTTCATGACAGAGCCCGGCTCCTGCCTGAAGTGTGTCATGAATATGATTTTCAAAAGAATCTTTCGGATCGAGAACGGCGGCAATGCCGCCTTGAGCGCGCGCCGTGGTGGCTTCGCCAATCTTCCCTTTTGTGATGATCGTCACGGAGCCGTGTGGCGCAACTTTGAGCGCATAGTAGAGTCCCGCCAATCCGCTACCTAACACCAAAAAATCAGTTTGAATCATGGCTCGTGCCTCTAACACAAAGCTTAAAATTTTGTCTCTTTTAATTTTATCCTATTTTATGTATTCAATCAGAGCATATTTCATATTGTCATCCTGAACACATTCGCTTTGCTCAGGGTAAACTCCGTGAAGGATCTGCTTGATAACAAATTGGATTCTTCGCGGAGTTTACCCTGAGCCCGAGCAGATTCTTCGCTTCGCTCAGAATGACAAAGCGAAGGGCTCAGAATGACAGGTTTCTGAACGATTTATTTGTGAGATATGCTCCAAGAAATATGCGACTTACTTTAAGCCAGCGATTTTTTAATCTTCCCAATTACATCACGATGGGGCGTTTTGTCGCCGTCCCCATATTAATGGTGATCATGATATTTATGGATGATCACAACCCCGCAAAAATTCTCCTGAACGTAAAACTGAGTAATGCCGCCGCTATTATTTTTATCCTCGCGATGGTTTCCGATATGGTCGACGGATATTACGCCAGAAAATACAAACTCATCTCCACTTTCGGTCAATTTTTTGATCCCTTGGCCGACAAACTTCTTTTTTTGGTGGCGATGATTTTTATGGTGCAGTTGGGGCGCATCCCCGCGTGGATCGTTTGCATTTTTTTGTCGCGCGAAGTGATCGTAACCGCCCTGCGGGGTGTGGCAATTGATGAAGGCGTGATGATTGCCGCCAGTCATTGGGGCAAATACAAATCAGCCCTCGTCAGCACTGCCACCGTGGGACTGCTGATTCACTACCCACTCTTTGGAATTAATTTCAGAATGATTGCATGGGTGTTCATCTGGCCAGCACTCGCTTTGTCGCTCGGCTCCGGCGTAGAATACACCGTGGGCTTTGTGCGTGCATTGAAGAAACTAAAACAGTGAATTTTCGAGGCCGACACTGTCGGAGCCGACATTGTCGGAGCCGACTTGACTTTCCTGATAAATATCTTTAGTTTCAAATTATGACCAAGATTAAAATCTGCAAAGAAAAGGATTGCCATAACGCCCAGAGCACACAAGGGTTTTGCCGTCTTCACTATTTAAAAAACTGGAAAAAGGTACAGACCGAAAAAAGAGGCAAAGCGACCAAGAGTCTTAACCGCTATGTCGAGTCGATTTTGAAACGCTACCCGGACCGGTACATGGAGCAAATCAAAAAAGACATCCGCTCCAAAGATTTTGACGAAAAAGTGGAGTCCCAATTTGGTCTGGAAGATGAACCCATCATCGTTTTTGATCCGAACACAACCGACGAAGAGTTAAACAAAATCCTAGAAGACCTAAAAATCGAAAAAGGTTTCTAATTTTCAAGTCACCTATAAACACTCATGGTTTATCATTCCCGCGAAGGTGGGAATCCAGTAATGGGAGTGGTGGAAAATGCGTTTTTCATGATTGTCATCCTGAACGCAATGAAGGATCTACTTGATAATATTGGATTCTTCGCTTCGCTCAGAATGACAATTTGAAAATTTCAGCATTTTCCACCACTCCCGTAATTTCAAACACGTCTGGATTCCGGCCTTCGCCGGAATGACAAATGAAGGAAGATGCCTTTAAGATTTTTTGCGGG
This region of Deltaproteobacteria bacterium genomic DNA includes:
- the nadB gene encoding L-aspartate oxidase, which encodes MIQTDFLVLGSGLAGLYYALKVAPHGSVTIITKGKIGEATTARAQGGIAAVLDPKDSFENHIHDTLQAGAGLCHENVVRHVVQNAPVQIKELIRIGVAFTKNPTGHVAQTREGGHSFPRVVYAADATGFEIEKALVKACRDHPNIRIFEHHMGVDLITNRHLPSSQKNKSNQCYGAYVLNTETNEIKTFQSKITLLATGGAGKVYLYTTNPDTASGDGMALAWRASCTLANMEFVQFHPTCLYHPQAKNFLISEALRGEGGVLKLLNGEPFMKKYDPRGELATRDIVARAIDHELKKRGDPHVWLDISHKPAGFIRERFPTIYQTCLKFGIDITKQPIPVVPAAHYFCGGVVTDLQGQTTLSRLYACGEVAHTGLHGANRLASNSLLEAASFAASAASAAASATDAIQKIKEKRLTEEIQPWDSKQATDIDEEVVITQNWEEIRTLMWNYVGIVRSNKRLERADKRIKLLLEEINEYYWNFKLSKNLLELRNLSLVASLIIQSALQRKESRGLHYNTDYPKPDAVWKKDTVLIPEIKN
- the pgsA gene encoding CDP-diacylglycerol--glycerol-3-phosphate 3-phosphatidyltransferase, producing MRLTLSQRFFNLPNYITMGRFVAVPILMVIMIFMDDHNPAKILLNVKLSNAAAIIFILAMVSDMVDGYYARKYKLISTFGQFFDPLADKLLFLVAMIFMVQLGRIPAWIVCIFLSREVIVTALRGVAIDEGVMIAASHWGKYKSALVSTATVGLLIHYPLFGINFRMIAWVFIWPALALSLGSGVEYTVGFVRALKKLKQ